A part of Melospiza georgiana isolate bMelGeo1 chromosome 16, bMelGeo1.pri, whole genome shotgun sequence genomic DNA contains:
- the NT5M gene encoding 5'(3')-deoxyribonucleotidase, mitochondrial translates to MILLSCFLHLRPRRGCGALAGLGRGLGPSAGSRRALRVLVDMDGVLADFEGGFLKKFRARYPDKPYIALEDRRGFWVSEQYGRLGPELSEKAISIWESKNFFIELDPLPGAVEAVKQMANLADTDVFICTSPIKKYRYCPYEKYAWVEKHFGPEFLEQIVLTRDKTVVSADLLIDDRPDITGAEQNPSWEHVLFTACHNKHLQLKPPSRRLHSWADDWKAILDSKRLPPGQAT, encoded by the exons ATGATTTTGCTGAGCTGTTTCCTGCACCTGCGGCCCCGCCGGGGCTGTGGCGCCctggccgggctgggccgggggcTGGGCCCCTCAGCCGGGTCCCGCCGGGCCCTGCGGGTGCTGGTGGACATGGACGGCGTGCTGGCCGACTTCGAGGGAGGCTTCCTGAAGAAATTCAGGGCCAGGTACCCCGACAAGCCCTACATTGCCCTGGAGGACCGGAGGGGCTTCTGGGTGTCGGAGCAGTACGGGCGCCTGGGACCCGAGCTGAGC GAGAAAGCCATCAGCATCTGGGAATCCAAGAACTTCTTCATCGAGCTGGACcctctccctggggctgtggaaGCTGTGAAGCAAATGGCAAATTTGGCAGA CACTGATGTGTTCATCTGCACCAGCCCAATCAAGAAGTACCGGTACTGCCCTTATGAGAAG TATGCCTGGGTGGAGAAGCACTTTGGCCCTGAATTTCTTGAGCAGATTGTTTTGACACGAGATAAGACGGTGGTTTCTGCTGATCTGCTTATAGACGACAGACCTGATATAACAG gggcagagcagaacCCCAGCTGGGAGCACGTGCTCTTCACTGCCTGCCACAACAAGCACCTGCAGCTGAAGCCCCCCAGCCGCCGGCTGCACTCCTGGGCTGATGACTGGAAGGCCATTCTGGACAGCAAACGCCTCCCACCCGGCCAGGCCACCTAA